From the Selenomonas timonae genome, one window contains:
- a CDS encoding TonB-dependent receptor domain-containing protein: MRMTKQRALAAAVALTLSGTVHAVYAEDTQAQKEGYETAPVVVTASGFEEDVRFAPASISVIKADEIAQRGYTDLRQVLDMVEGVDTFGATGRFDTPAVSIRGMDDGYTLLLVDGVAQVGPGIAGGMMRSFNQLANTSLPTPSQIERIEVVRGPMSTLYGSDAMGGLINIITKKVTDEFHGSVSVGSILETTDDKSNTMKYNFNVAGPITRGKVGMQMRGSYLKRGPSAFGVDKEKRDYDNWNLGTRVTYTPAAGHSYYLDIDRGQNMRDGDFAQRGKMKPPSPPAPPYAEVVTKLDGDVAQRFDRMKIVLGAENKVGKEGTWTNTLSFLRNEMHLDADMTGTAKPNILPLRIPIRSQIRNNVKNDFVTFDTKYVTPLGDDHTLAVGARWQREGVDYHLKRQMSPISLSMLPPAQQAMFRNMMRQRSSNDNGSLSRSSWALYGEDTWALTKKLVFTYGLRYDHPEDYDDNLSPRGYLIYMPNRNFTVKGGVATGYKAPTMLQSAPVDIHLNITGEIYRGNTGLKPEKSTTEEIGFYYHNEHDTDAHVTFFHTDFKNKIDLSDAVSVAGVGDVRTYENVGKARIHGVEVGTKFAIAPKVTAGLNWTLLTSQIKSGKNVGQPLRSTPKQAVNLRLDWMPTDATDVWLSAQYRSGMYRSKQAAGIASHYRPFTVLNMGVTHKLRDGLSMQFAVNNLLNRNFDQTRTAADGTKYGDYYDEIDADGIAGGSYLSRRSYWLGLTYDF, translated from the coding sequence ATGCGAATGACAAAGCAGAGGGCTCTTGCGGCGGCGGTCGCGCTCACACTTTCGGGCACGGTGCACGCCGTCTATGCAGAGGATACGCAGGCGCAGAAAGAAGGCTATGAGACAGCTCCCGTTGTGGTGACGGCATCGGGCTTTGAGGAGGATGTGCGCTTTGCGCCCGCGAGTATCTCGGTCATCAAGGCGGATGAGATCGCGCAACGCGGCTATACAGATCTCCGTCAGGTGCTTGATATGGTGGAGGGTGTCGACACGTTCGGCGCGACGGGGCGGTTCGATACGCCCGCAGTCTCGATTCGCGGGATGGACGACGGCTATACGCTGCTCCTCGTGGATGGGGTGGCGCAGGTGGGACCCGGCATCGCGGGCGGGATGATGCGCAGCTTCAACCAGCTCGCGAACACGAGCCTGCCCACACCGAGCCAGATCGAGCGCATCGAAGTGGTGCGCGGCCCGATGTCGACACTCTACGGCTCGGATGCGATGGGCGGTCTCATCAACATCATCACAAAGAAAGTGACGGACGAGTTCCACGGCTCTGTCTCCGTCGGCAGTATCCTTGAGACGACGGACGACAAGTCGAACACGATGAAGTACAACTTCAACGTGGCGGGGCCCATTACGCGCGGCAAGGTCGGGATGCAGATGCGCGGCAGCTATCTGAAACGCGGCCCGTCAGCATTCGGTGTGGACAAGGAAAAGCGCGACTACGACAACTGGAATCTCGGGACGCGCGTGACCTACACACCCGCCGCAGGGCACAGCTACTATCTCGATATCGATCGCGGGCAGAATATGCGCGACGGTGATTTTGCTCAGCGCGGCAAAATGAAGCCCCCCTCCCCGCCCGCGCCGCCGTACGCAGAGGTGGTGACGAAGCTCGACGGCGATGTCGCGCAGCGGTTCGACCGCATGAAGATCGTGCTCGGCGCGGAGAACAAGGTCGGCAAGGAGGGAACGTGGACGAATACCCTGTCCTTCCTGCGCAACGAGATGCACCTCGATGCGGATATGACGGGGACGGCAAAGCCGAACATCCTGCCGCTGCGCATTCCGATCCGCTCACAGATCCGCAACAACGTGAAGAATGACTTTGTGACGTTCGACACGAAGTATGTCACGCCGCTCGGCGACGATCACACACTGGCGGTTGGGGCACGCTGGCAGCGCGAGGGCGTGGACTACCATCTGAAGCGGCAGATGAGCCCCATCTCTCTGTCGATGCTGCCGCCCGCGCAGCAGGCAATGTTCCGAAACATGATGCGTCAGCGCAGCTCGAACGACAACGGCAGCCTCTCGCGTTCGAGCTGGGCGCTCTACGGCGAGGATACGTGGGCACTCACGAAGAAGCTCGTCTTTACCTACGGTCTGCGCTACGACCACCCCGAGGACTACGACGACAATCTCAGCCCGCGCGGCTACCTCATCTATATGCCGAACCGCAACTTCACGGTGAAGGGCGGCGTTGCAACGGGCTACAAAGCTCCGACGATGCTCCAGTCCGCGCCCGTGGACATCCACCTCAATATCACGGGCGAGATCTATCGCGGCAATACGGGGCTGAAGCCGGAGAAGTCGACGACGGAGGAAATCGGGTTCTACTACCACAACGAGCACGATACGGATGCACACGTGACGTTCTTCCATACGGATTTCAAGAACAAGATCGACCTCAGTGATGCGGTGAGTGTCGCGGGTGTCGGCGATGTCCGCACCTATGAGAATGTCGGCAAGGCACGCATCCACGGCGTAGAGGTCGGAACGAAGTTCGCGATCGCACCGAAGGTGACGGCGGGACTGAACTGGACGCTGCTCACCAGTCAGATAAAGAGCGGCAAGAATGTCGGTCAGCCGCTGCGCTCCACGCCGAAGCAGGCGGTCAACCTGAGACTCGACTGGATGCCGACGGATGCGACGGATGTCTGGCTCAGTGCGCAGTACCGCAGTGGGATGTACCGCTCGAAGCAGGCAGCGGGGATCGCCTCGCACTATCGTCCGTTCACCGTCCTCAACATGGGCGTGACGCACAAGTTGCGTGACGGGCTCTCCATGCAGTTCGCCGTCAACAATCTGCTGAACCGCAACTTCGACCAGACAAGAACAGCGGCAGACGGCACGAAGTACGGCGACTACTATGACGAGATCGACGCGGACGGCATCGCGGGCGGCTCGTATCTCTCCCGCCGCAGCTACTGGCTCGGTCTGACATACGACTTCTGA
- the rsmG gene encoding 16S rRNA (guanine(527)-N(7))-methyltransferase RsmG: MTEFEEILTARAAEVQIPLTEEQVAQFSVYNELLVEWNERMNLTALTAPADVAVKHIIDSLTAYDAALFDAAQTLIDVGTGAGLPGIPLAVYAPHIEVTLMDALAKRVRFLTEVTRAMNLTNVRCIHARAEEAARQKEHRAHYDIAVSRAVARMPVLLEYTLPFVRVGGAVLALKGRAYAEEAAEARGAAERLGGGAITARPVQLPGLDDVRAILSVTKERPTPKAYPRRAGQPEQSPLK, translated from the coding sequence ATGACCGAATTCGAGGAGATTCTGACCGCGCGCGCGGCAGAGGTGCAGATTCCGTTGACGGAGGAGCAGGTTGCGCAATTCAGCGTCTACAACGAGCTCCTTGTGGAGTGGAATGAGCGCATGAACCTCACGGCACTGACCGCGCCCGCCGACGTCGCGGTGAAGCATATCATCGACAGTCTGACGGCGTACGATGCCGCGCTGTTCGATGCTGCGCAGACACTGATCGATGTGGGGACGGGCGCAGGACTCCCCGGCATCCCGCTCGCTGTCTATGCGCCGCACATCGAGGTGACACTGATGGATGCGCTGGCAAAGCGCGTACGCTTCCTCACGGAGGTGACGCGCGCGATGAATCTCACGAACGTGCGCTGCATCCACGCACGGGCGGAGGAGGCGGCACGCCAAAAGGAGCACCGCGCGCACTATGATATTGCGGTGAGCCGCGCGGTGGCGCGCATGCCCGTGCTGCTCGAGTATACGCTGCCGTTCGTACGCGTGGGCGGCGCGGTGCTCGCGCTCAAGGGACGCGCGTACGCAGAGGAGGCAGCGGAGGCGCGCGGGGCGGCGGAGCGCCTTGGGGGCGGTGCGATCACGGCGCGTCCCGTGCAGCTGCCGGGGCTTGACGATGTGCGTGCAATTCTCTCGGTCACGAAGGAGCGCCCGACGCCGAAGGCGTATCCGCGCCGCGCGGGACAGCCGGAGCAAAGTCCGCTGAAATAA
- a CDS encoding type II toxin-antitoxin system RelB/DinJ family antitoxin translates to MAQTSISIRMDAELKKNFETFCGAVGMNMSTAINMFAIACVREQRVPFEISAQRALPGESLDLFTDTSWSDGEN, encoded by the coding sequence ATGGCACAGACCAGCATTAGCATTCGCATGGACGCTGAACTCAAAAAGAACTTCGAGACCTTCTGCGGCGCAGTCGGCATGAATATGTCTACGGCGATCAACATGTTTGCCATCGCCTGCGTGCGCGAGCAGCGCGTCCCGTTCGAGATCTCCGCGCAGCGTGCGCTGCCCGGCGAGTCGCTCGATCTCTTTACGGATACATCGTGGAGCGACGGGGAGAATTGA
- a CDS encoding class I SAM-dependent methyltransferase: MTEEKMHEPGHEFLARLGKTRLRPGGREATEWLLGHVDFTADTRVLEVACNMGTTMVALAETHGCRITGLDMNPKALEKARANIEKHGLGDVIDVVEGNALALPFPDASFDVVINEAMLTMLPRENKAKAIGEYFRVLKPGGILLTHDVALRVTDEAEAAELRAGISRAINVNVDPLPHALWEKLFRDAGFAIEVQTGDMTLLDPAGLVRDEGFDGAMKIIRNGLRTENLDRFRKMFNFFFDHNKEFSYIAIVSKK; this comes from the coding sequence ATGACAGAGGAAAAGATGCACGAGCCGGGACATGAATTCCTTGCGCGTCTGGGCAAGACGCGGCTGCGTCCGGGTGGACGCGAGGCGACGGAGTGGCTGCTCGGCCACGTTGACTTTACGGCAGATACGCGCGTGCTTGAGGTCGCGTGCAACATGGGCACGACGATGGTCGCCCTGGCAGAGACGCACGGCTGCCGCATCACGGGGCTGGACATGAATCCGAAGGCGCTCGAGAAGGCGCGTGCGAATATCGAGAAGCACGGCCTCGGCGATGTGATCGATGTGGTGGAGGGGAATGCCCTCGCGCTGCCGTTCCCCGATGCGTCGTTCGATGTGGTCATCAATGAGGCGATGCTCACGATGCTGCCGCGCGAGAACAAGGCGAAGGCGATTGGCGAGTACTTCCGTGTGCTGAAGCCGGGCGGCATCCTCCTCACGCACGATGTCGCGCTGCGCGTGACGGATGAGGCAGAGGCGGCGGAGCTGCGTGCGGGCATCTCCCGTGCGATCAATGTGAACGTCGATCCGCTCCCGCACGCGCTCTGGGAGAAGCTCTTCCGCGACGCGGGCTTTGCCATCGAGGTACAGACGGGCGATATGACACTGCTCGATCCTGCGGGGCTCGTGCGCGACGAGGGATTCGACGGTGCGATGAAGATCATCCGCAACGGGCTGCGGACGGAGAACCTCGACCGCTTCCGCAAGATGTTCAACTTCTTCTTTGACCACAACAAGGAGTTTTCATACATCGCCATCGTCAGCAAAAAGTAG
- a CDS encoding sigma-70 family RNA polymerase sigma factor codes for MKERNDVRTPAERQKCSVRETRWAHPPLTKAEEDVLIARAVRGEAGAMAEMHARYRGLIVAESRASYLRNAALAADAENIGVLAFIEALHDYDPKHGAPFAGFVKGRVHHALYTEFRRERRLWERTSHPEQTADGRDAWEHCGGTENPTECADLRLLVRGLLRNVMHRLTEREKEILSLHYFRDLTLRRIAVLLGTSASAVSKSKANLLRKLRAGAGVAYV; via the coding sequence ATGAAGGAACGAAATGACGTGAGGACGCCTGCGGAGCGGCAGAAATGTTCGGTGCGTGAGACCCGTTGGGCGCATCCGCCGCTGACAAAGGCGGAGGAGGATGTGCTGATTGCGCGCGCGGTGCGCGGGGAGGCGGGCGCAATGGCGGAGATGCACGCGCGCTACCGGGGGCTGATCGTCGCCGAGTCCCGCGCCTCATATCTCAGGAATGCCGCACTCGCGGCGGATGCAGAGAACATCGGCGTGCTCGCCTTTATTGAGGCGCTGCATGACTACGATCCGAAGCATGGCGCGCCGTTCGCGGGATTCGTGAAGGGGCGCGTGCATCACGCGCTCTATACGGAGTTCCGCCGCGAGCGGCGGCTCTGGGAGCGGACATCACATCCCGAGCAGACGGCTGATGGGCGGGATGCGTGGGAGCACTGCGGCGGGACAGAGAATCCGACGGAGTGCGCAGATCTGCGGCTTCTTGTGCGCGGGCTGCTGAGAAATGTGATGCACCGCCTCACGGAGCGCGAGAAGGAGATCCTCTCCCTGCACTACTTCCGCGATCTGACACTGCGGCGCATCGCTGTGCTCCTCGGCACCTCGGCGAGTGCAGTCTCCAAGAGCAAGGCGAATCTCCTGCGCAAGCTGCGCGCAGGTGCAGGGGTTGCATATGTATGA
- a CDS encoding putative bifunctional diguanylate cyclase/phosphodiesterase has protein sequence MVTDGNGGLSLLEQYGERDLCQVTGLLNMMQFMRHASAHLQDVLADPLTFMYFDIENFKSFNQRYGFQQGNRLLRYVADLLRETFEGNLVARFNDDHFAVATHSENPADCIQFIHERIRVYDLGLPMEVKAGIYHPPEDVTDVALIMDRAKIACNSIKNTYDLTWAEFDPAMEEEINFRSHIIRSFQEAMIEGYIEVFYQPEIRTMTREICGFEALARWRDPVHGMISPGVFVPVLEDAHLSPQLDLYIIERVCQDISRIRRELPSWELLRVSVNLSRADFRLMDMVQAVEDVRLRYDIARSLLNVEVTEGAQSDDEKFLQGEIARFRAAGYEVWMDDFGSGYSSLNNVKDYVFDVLKIDMNFLRSFDTNPKSAIVIRSIVNMAKELGLHTLAEGVETEAQFEFLREIGCEKVQGYLFSPPMPLDKAIAYCHGETAQVKVEPLRLGSYYAEIGAINVLSSEAIERRGSPEIGDALSLAVLEEEGGEIRYLYQSRMFKMFLQNIELDQDSVHTPHYERRKRQNERMIARMMEEADRTGREVYTDFITRNSFNSVRLRLVTRDVDDTRAVFLMATVNISRFSPEAGSMQEALNQIVALYDRVDLFDLGSRKLTQLYRDVYEPNYTQEYGHFEELVAHYAEEKILPAEQKLFKKFYSEKHLRAVLEDKAGREEVAVLFYKRMPDDGRMLRLHHLVPFRLEQRDYVISCVQAINENIITAVTAALAEDT, from the coding sequence ATGGTTACGGATGGGAATGGGGGACTCAGTTTGCTGGAACAATACGGCGAGCGCGATCTCTGTCAGGTCACGGGGTTGCTGAATATGATGCAGTTTATGCGCCATGCATCGGCGCATCTGCAGGATGTGTTGGCGGATCCGCTGACGTTCATGTATTTCGATATCGAGAATTTCAAGAGTTTTAACCAGCGCTACGGATTCCAGCAGGGCAACCGCCTGCTGCGCTATGTGGCAGATCTCCTGCGCGAGACGTTCGAGGGGAATCTCGTCGCGCGCTTTAACGACGATCATTTCGCGGTGGCGACGCACAGCGAAAATCCAGCGGACTGCATCCAGTTCATCCACGAGCGCATCCGCGTCTATGATCTGGGGCTGCCGATGGAGGTAAAGGCGGGGATCTATCACCCACCGGAGGATGTAACGGATGTCGCGCTCATCATGGATCGCGCGAAGATTGCCTGCAACAGCATCAAGAATACCTACGATCTGACGTGGGCGGAGTTTGACCCCGCGATGGAGGAGGAAATTAATTTCCGCAGCCATATCATTCGCTCATTCCAGGAGGCGATGATCGAGGGCTATATCGAGGTGTTCTATCAGCCTGAGATACGTACGATGACGCGTGAAATCTGCGGGTTCGAGGCGCTCGCGCGCTGGCGCGACCCTGTGCATGGGATGATCTCGCCGGGGGTGTTCGTGCCCGTGCTTGAGGATGCACATCTCTCGCCGCAGCTCGACCTCTACATCATCGAGCGGGTATGTCAGGATATCTCCCGCATCCGTCGTGAGCTGCCGAGCTGGGAGCTGCTGCGCGTGTCGGTGAACCTCTCGCGCGCGGATTTCCGTCTGATGGATATGGTGCAGGCGGTCGAGGATGTCCGTCTGCGCTACGATATTGCACGTTCGTTGCTCAACGTCGAGGTGACAGAGGGCGCGCAGAGCGATGATGAGAAGTTCCTGCAGGGCGAGATTGCACGCTTCCGCGCGGCGGGGTACGAGGTCTGGATGGACGATTTCGGCAGCGGCTACTCCTCGCTGAACAATGTCAAGGACTATGTCTTTGACGTGCTGAAAATCGATATGAATTTTCTGCGCTCGTTCGATACGAATCCGAAGTCCGCGATTGTCATCCGCTCGATTGTGAATATGGCGAAGGAGCTCGGGCTGCATACGCTCGCGGAGGGCGTGGAGACGGAGGCACAGTTCGAGTTCCTGCGTGAGATCGGCTGCGAGAAGGTGCAGGGCTATCTGTTCAGCCCGCCGATGCCGCTCGACAAGGCGATCGCATACTGTCATGGGGAGACGGCGCAGGTGAAGGTGGAGCCGCTGCGCCTCGGCAGCTACTATGCGGAGATCGGTGCGATCAATGTGCTCTCGAGTGAGGCGATTGAGCGGCGCGGTTCGCCGGAGATCGGGGATGCGCTCTCACTTGCGGTGCTCGAGGAGGAGGGCGGGGAGATCCGCTATCTCTATCAGAGCCGCATGTTCAAAATGTTCCTGCAGAACATCGAGCTGGATCAGGACAGCGTGCATACGCCGCACTACGAGCGGCGTAAACGCCAGAATGAGCGCATGATCGCGCGCATGATGGAGGAGGCCGACCGCACGGGGCGCGAGGTCTATACGGACTTTATCACGCGCAACTCGTTCAACTCGGTGCGCCTGCGGCTCGTGACGCGCGATGTGGATGATACGCGTGCGGTGTTTCTGATGGCGACGGTGAACATCTCGCGGTTCAGCCCCGAGGCGGGTTCAATGCAGGAGGCACTGAACCAGATTGTTGCGCTCTATGACCGCGTGGATCTCTTCGATCTCGGCTCGCGCAAGCTCACCCAGCTCTATCGAGATGTCTATGAGCCGAACTATACGCAGGAGTATGGGCACTTCGAGGAGCTGGTCGCCCACTATGCGGAGGAGAAGATTCTTCCCGCCGAGCAGAAGCTGTTCAAGAAGTTTTACAGTGAAAAGCATCTGCGCGCCGTCCTTGAGGATAAGGCGGGGCGTGAGGAGGTCGCGGTACTGTTCTACAAGCGTATGCCGGACGATGGGCGCATGTTGCGGCTGCACCATCTCGTGCCGTTCCGGCTCGAGCAGCGCGACTATGTGATCTCCTGTGTGCAGGCGATCAATGAGAATATCATCACCGCCGTGACGGCGGCACTCGCGGAGGATACGTAG
- a CDS encoding glycerate kinase type-2 family protein, protein MNLRNDADGIIKESLAAILPDAAVEKALKGHTFANGRIVLVSVGKAAWQMARAAADVLGERIDTGLVITKYDHVMGEIPRVRCMEAGHPVPDENSFAATREALALTENLTAEDTVLFLLSGGGSALFEQPLIPAAELTDLTEQLLASGADIVAMNTLRKRMSAVKGGRFAEHCAPAAVFSIVLSDILGDPLDMIASGPAHPDSSTAADAHAVVEKYRLRLSPTATALLDKPLPTALPNVETHITGSVRELCAAAAAAAERRGYTPVLLTDQLACEAREAGRFLAAIARTHASEGSYAYIAGGETVVQLRGKGRGGRNQELALAAAEGIAGLMNIAVFSVGSDGTDGPTDAAGGYVDGGTVAALAREGKSAAAALAENDAYPALNAVGGLIMTGPTGTNVNDVAVLLIRG, encoded by the coding sequence ATGAACCTGCGGAACGATGCCGACGGCATCATCAAGGAATCATTGGCGGCAATCTTGCCGGATGCGGCGGTGGAAAAGGCGCTGAAGGGACATACCTTTGCAAACGGGCGGATTGTGCTCGTCTCGGTCGGCAAGGCGGCGTGGCAGATGGCGCGCGCGGCGGCAGACGTGCTCGGTGAGCGCATCGACACGGGGCTCGTGATTACAAAATACGATCATGTGATGGGCGAGATTCCGCGCGTGCGCTGCATGGAGGCGGGGCATCCCGTGCCCGATGAGAACTCATTTGCTGCGACCCGTGAGGCGCTTGCGCTGACGGAGAACCTCACGGCGGAGGACACGGTGCTCTTCCTGCTCTCGGGCGGCGGGAGTGCACTCTTCGAGCAGCCGCTCATTCCTGCCGCAGAGCTGACAGATCTCACGGAGCAGCTGCTCGCCTCGGGTGCGGACATCGTTGCAATGAATACGCTGCGCAAGCGCATGAGTGCGGTGAAGGGCGGCCGCTTCGCGGAGCACTGTGCGCCCGCTGCAGTGTTCTCGATTGTGCTCAGCGACATCCTCGGCGACCCGCTCGACATGATCGCATCGGGCCCCGCGCATCCCGACAGCTCGACAGCGGCAGATGCGCACGCTGTCGTGGAGAAATACAGGCTGCGTCTCTCGCCCACCGCGACCGCGCTCCTCGACAAGCCGCTGCCGACGGCGCTGCCGAATGTGGAGACGCATATCACGGGCAGCGTGCGCGAACTGTGCGCGGCGGCAGCGGCGGCAGCAGAGCGGCGCGGCTATACGCCCGTCCTCCTGACCGATCAGCTGGCCTGTGAGGCGCGCGAGGCGGGACGCTTCCTTGCGGCGATTGCGCGCACGCACGCGAGCGAAGGATCGTACGCCTATATTGCGGGCGGCGAGACCGTTGTGCAGCTGAGGGGCAAGGGGCGCGGCGGGCGCAATCAGGAGCTTGCCCTTGCAGCGGCGGAGGGCATCGCAGGTCTCATGAACATCGCCGTGTTCAGCGTCGGCAGCGATGGGACGGACGGCCCCACGGATGCGGCGGGTGGCTATGTCGACGGCGGGACGGTCGCGGCACTCGCACGCGAGGGGAAGAGTGCCGCGGCGGCGCTCGCCGAGAACGATGCCTACCCTGCGCTGAACGCCGTCGGCGGGCTCATCATGACGGGGCCGACGGGCACGAATGTGAACGATGTCGCCGTGCTGCTGATTCGCGGATGA
- a CDS encoding methyl-accepting chemotaxis protein: MGIKQKLLLMGVLMALLVVAICGIGYYKAQKALTESISGEVEALLDVQAADLNAWLARKEQLAVSAANLLEAYDGNPVMMDREMMSLASNDKEVLDLANGAEDGRFISWTDGDISDTDPRGRDWYKQAKAAGKPLFTEVYQDAISKKMIVSVAVPYYGKDGAFAGAICSDITLDTLGERVTHLKYHGEGEGIIIDPNGLIIASTEGMAMHKAEENPVLKERLPEMREKKNGYFAMEKDGEEQIIAYATVPSTGWIVAVAVPESVAFAQLASLKMTYSVLSLIGILLVAGIIFALLRFATTITGATGRLMHHVDALAKGDLGLDDLPVTSQDELGQLAANFNTMMKNIRNVIRQVAGTAEQLAAASEQLTAGAHQTAEAATEIAGTVSAVADGTERQLDSLAGAKKNIDIVSGDIERVTHEAERVAGSSTATAEAAEKGESLMNDAMAKMNGIEQSVLRSAEVVEKLGESSKQIGEIVETISAIADQTNLLALNAAIEAARAGETGRGFAVVAEEVRKLAEQSREAADQIKERIAGVQRDTAQAVAAMQSGTSEVQAGTAAIREVGTQFENITRMVDEMKEQIANINKSMQTVTHGTELIIQSATTVGEITEKTAENMQSISSSSESQSASSEEIASASQSLATLATDLQNTTNKFKL, from the coding sequence TTGGGAATTAAACAAAAATTGTTGCTGATGGGCGTACTCATGGCACTGCTCGTCGTGGCAATCTGCGGCATCGGCTACTACAAAGCGCAGAAAGCTCTTACAGAGAGCATCTCAGGGGAAGTTGAGGCACTCCTCGACGTCCAGGCGGCGGATCTCAACGCCTGGCTTGCACGGAAGGAGCAGCTGGCGGTGAGCGCTGCGAACCTGCTCGAGGCATACGACGGCAATCCTGTCATGATGGATCGCGAGATGATGAGTCTCGCCTCCAACGACAAGGAGGTACTTGATCTCGCGAACGGTGCGGAAGATGGGCGTTTCATCAGCTGGACTGACGGGGACATCTCCGACACCGACCCGCGCGGCCGCGATTGGTACAAGCAGGCGAAGGCGGCCGGCAAGCCGCTCTTCACCGAGGTCTATCAGGATGCCATCTCGAAGAAGATGATCGTCTCTGTCGCTGTTCCATACTATGGGAAGGACGGCGCATTCGCGGGCGCGATCTGCTCCGACATCACACTCGATACACTCGGAGAGCGCGTTACACATCTGAAATACCACGGGGAGGGAGAGGGCATCATCATTGACCCGAACGGCCTCATCATTGCCTCTACCGAGGGAATGGCAATGCACAAGGCAGAGGAGAACCCTGTGCTCAAGGAGCGCCTGCCCGAGATGCGCGAGAAAAAGAACGGCTACTTCGCCATGGAAAAGGACGGCGAGGAGCAGATCATCGCCTATGCGACGGTTCCCTCCACCGGCTGGATTGTCGCTGTCGCCGTACCTGAGAGTGTCGCCTTTGCACAGCTCGCAAGCCTCAAGATGACCTACAGCGTGCTGAGCCTCATTGGTATCCTGCTCGTGGCGGGCATCATCTTTGCACTCCTGCGCTTTGCTACGACCATCACGGGGGCGACCGGACGTCTCATGCACCACGTCGATGCCCTCGCCAAGGGCGATCTCGGCCTCGATGACCTGCCGGTCACCTCGCAGGATGAGCTTGGGCAGCTTGCCGCGAACTTCAACACGATGATGAAGAACATTCGCAACGTCATCCGCCAGGTCGCGGGCACCGCCGAGCAGCTTGCCGCCGCCTCTGAGCAGCTCACGGCGGGGGCGCATCAGACCGCCGAGGCGGCGACCGAGATCGCGGGGACTGTCAGCGCCGTCGCCGACGGCACAGAGCGTCAGCTGGACAGCCTCGCGGGCGCGAAGAAGAACATCGACATCGTCTCGGGCGACATCGAGCGTGTCACGCACGAGGCGGAGCGCGTCGCGGGCAGCTCGACCGCGACCGCCGAGGCCGCCGAAAAGGGCGAGAGCCTCATGAACGACGCCATGGCAAAGATGAACGGCATCGAGCAGAGCGTCCTGCGCTCCGCCGAGGTCGTCGAGAAACTCGGCGAGAGCTCCAAGCAGATCGGCGAGATCGTCGAGACCATCTCCGCCATCGCCGACCAGACCAACCTCCTCGCCCTCAACGCCGCCATCGAGGCAGCGCGTGCGGGTGAGACGGGACGCGGTTTCGCCGTCGTCGCCGAGGAGGTCCGAAAGCTCGCCGAACAGTCGCGTGAGGCGGCCGACCAGATCAAGGAGCGCATCGCGGGCGTCCAGCGCGACACCGCACAGGCAGTTGCCGCCATGCAGAGCGGCACGAGCGAAGTGCAGGCGGGCACGGCTGCCATCCGCGAGGTCGGCACACAGTTCGAGAACATCACGCGCATGGTCGACGAGATGAAGGAGCAGATCGCGAACATCAACAAGTCCATGCAGACCGTCACACATGGCACGGAGCTGATTATCCAGTCCGCCACCACAGTGGGTGAGATTACGGAGAAAACGGCGGAGAATATGCAGAGCATCTCCTCCTCGTCCGAGTCGCAGTCCGCATCGAGCGAGGAGATCGCCTCCGCATCCCAGTCGCTCGCAACGCTTGCGACCGACCTCCAGAACACAACAAACAAGTTCAAGCTCTGA
- a CDS encoding phosphatase — MTDIIDIHTHSIASMHAYSTIREIATMAKEKGLALVGISDHAPALPGTFHEMYFRNFKVIRPAAYGIDIIMGAELNIMDYEGGVDLPERVLQKMHYAIASLHDVVIAPGTQEENTRALLGAMANPYVTVIGHPDNPAYPVDFDALARAAAAEHVLIEANNASHNPDGPRKGSELLARDLLAACRRHGAHILIGSDAHIDIDVGEHSHTHAILADIDFPEELVLNRDPARLKAWIAVRHARNGVHGLKYFS, encoded by the coding sequence ATGACCGACATCATCGACATCCACACGCACAGCATCGCCAGTATGCACGCCTACAGCACGATCCGTGAGATCGCGACGATGGCAAAGGAGAAGGGGCTCGCCCTCGTCGGCATCTCCGACCATGCGCCCGCGCTGCCCGGCACGTTTCACGAGATGTACTTTCGCAACTTCAAGGTCATCCGCCCCGCCGCCTACGGCATCGACATCATCATGGGCGCGGAGCTGAACATCATGGACTACGAGGGCGGCGTCGATCTGCCTGAGCGCGTCCTGCAGAAAATGCACTATGCCATCGCAAGTCTGCACGATGTCGTGATTGCGCCCGGCACACAGGAGGAGAATACACGCGCCCTCCTCGGTGCAATGGCAAATCCCTACGTCACGGTCATCGGACACCCCGACAACCCCGCCTACCCCGTGGACTTCGATGCGCTTGCCCGTGCCGCCGCCGCAGAGCACGTCCTCATCGAGGCAAACAACGCCTCGCACAACCCGGACGGCCCGCGCAAGGGCTCGGAACTCCTCGCACGGGATCTCCTTGCCGCCTGCCGCCGTCACGGCGCACACATCCTCATCGGCAGCGACGCGCACATCGACATCGATGTCGGCGAGCACAGTCATACGCACGCCATTCTCGCGGACATTGATTTCCCCGAGGAACTCGTGCTGAACAGAGATCCCGCCCGCCTCAAGGCATGGATTGCAGTGCGTCACGCACGAAACGGCGTACATGGATTAAAATATTTTTCTTAA